The following are encoded in a window of Arachis duranensis cultivar V14167 unplaced genomic scaffold, aradu.V14167.gnm2.J7QH unplaced_Scaffold_165934, whole genome shotgun sequence genomic DNA:
- the LOC110274762 gene encoding probable carboxylesterase 18 yields MSLPWKIKLMISAYSCIRKACFRHDFTINRRLLRLFDPKTPPTPPSSVDVTVDPSRDLWFRQYTPSHSTAAATATGDTLPVVVYFHGGGFATNSANTVFMDSFARRVANHVRSIVISVNYRLAPEHCCPAQYDDGFDVVKFLDSVDPTRLPPGTDLGRCFIMGDSAGGNLGHHVVARAGACKFERVRLRGLIAVQPFFGGEERTESEIRIGNGAPGLSVDRADWFWKAFLPKGSNRNHPASNVFGPNSARFSGSKFPNTLVVIGGSDPLQDWQRKYCKGLESAGVGVRLVEYPNAFHGSYVFEDLPESSLMLDEIRDFMSQQLKVT; encoded by the coding sequence ATGTCGCTTCCATGGAAGATCAAGCTTATGATCTCAGCCTACTCGTGCATCCGCAAAGCCTGCTTCCGCCATGACTTCACCATCAACCGCCGCCTCCTCAGACTCTTCGACCCCAAAACACCGCCCACCCCACCCTCCTCAGTCGATGTCACCGTCGACCCCTCCCGCGACCTCTGGTTCCGACAATACACTCCCTCCCACTCTACCGCCGCCGCCACTGCTACCGGTGACACTCTCCCCGTCGTAGTATATTTCCACGGCGGCGGATTTGCAACTAACTCTGCCAACACCGTGTTTATGGACTCGTTTGCCAGGCGCGTGGCCAATCACGTCCGCTCCATTGTGATCTCAGTTAATTACCGTCTTGCCCCTGAGCACTGCTGCCCCGCCCAATACGACGACGGGTTTGACGTCGTCAAGTTTCTTGACTCCGTGGACCCCACGCGCCTCCCTCCTGGCACTGATCTTGGCCGGTGTTTTATCATGGGCGATAGCGCTGGTGGGAATTTGGGACACCACGTAGTGGCACGTGCTGGCGCCTGTAAATTTGAGCGCGTGAGATTGCGCGGGCTGATTGCAGTTCAGCCGTTTTTTGGCGGGGAGGAAAGGACCGAGTCAGAGATCCGAATTGGGAACGGGGCTCCGGGTTTGTCGGTGGACCGGGCTGATTGGTTCTGGAAAGCATTCTTGCCGAAAGGGTCGAACCGGAACCATCCTGCCTCAAACGTGTTCGGGCCAAATTCGGCAAGATTTTCAGGCTCGAAATTCCCGAACACACTCGTGGTGATTGGTGGGTCCGACCCGTTGCAAGATTGGCAAAGAAAATATTGCAAGGGTTTAGAGAGTGCAGGAGTAGGAGTGAGGTTGGTGGAGTATCCAAATGCATTTCATGGGTCTTATGTGTTTGAGGATTTGCCTGAATCATCTTTGATGTTAGATGAAATTAGGGACTTCATGTCACAACAATTGAAGGTGACATGA
- the LOC110274763 gene encoding uncharacterized protein LOC110274763, which translates to MAGEDSFIVLVHHSGSIKRKTRSGVKFTDKDPLCIIVSSTTSFDDLASSVLLKLGLDGVKRVKKFFYRIPITVLQDTVKYDCFTIGSDEDLQVMFLCRRQFPEVRTPELLAKFVDVVSSSGGSNRNTNTLAMVAGSSSKPAVASSSVPAYEPPAPPVASPSFTVDLNGSVGDEVGTGEHQHTSVQCPAPAGDGDGLFDDLEDDDVESDMIADDSGDDIGASELAGAGGGSSSGTQQYPPHFSSLDLDAMRQEGVPGEPAGFGARDAEGSAGMTEFQVGQQFQDKEAALLSVKTYSIRRGVQYKVVESDYRRYVGKCSEFGNECTWLIRLSLRQRKGIWEVKRYNGPHTCLASSISSDHRSLDYHVISAFIMPMVRADASVSIKVLLNATTSHYGFRPTYKRVWMAKQKAVAVIYGDWDESYNELPRWVLGVQLTIPGSIAHGNSNILPVAFALVEGENVESWSFFLSHLWQHVTPQPGLLVISDRHNGIKAALEAPDGGWLPPAAYRAFCIRHVAANFVLTFKGKDARRLLVNAVYAKTEVEIDYWFDILRSEDPAMCDWTNRIEYSL; encoded by the exons ATGGCTGGGGAGGACAGTTTTATAGTGTTGGTTCACCACAGTGGATCGATTAAGCGGAAAACTCGTTCCGGTGTCAAGTTCACCGATAAGGATCCTCTATGTATTATCGTGAGTTCTACGACGAGCTTTGATGACCTTGCTAGCTCTGTACTACTGAAACTTGGTCTGGATGGTGTGAAAAGGGTTAAGAAGTTTTTCTATCGCATTCCAATCACGGTGCTCCAAGATACTGTGAAGTATGATTGTTTCACGATCGGGAGTGATGAGGACTTGCAGGTCATGTTTCTTTGTCGCCGGCAGTTTCCCGAAGTGAGGACACCGGAGCTGTTGGCAAAGTTCGTTGATGTGGTGTCCAGCTCGGGGGGTTCGAACCGGAATACCAACACTTTAGCGATGGTTGCCGGTTCTAGCTCCAAACCTGCCGTTGCATCTTCCTCAGTCCCTGCGTACGAGCCACCCGCCCCGCCTGTCGCCTCCCCTTCGTTCACTGTTGATCTCAACGGCAGTGTTGGCGACGAGGTTGGAACAGGAGAACATCAACATACCTCTGTACAATGTCCTGCACCGGCTGGGGATGGAGATGGATTGTTTGATGATCTAGAAGACGATGATGTCGAGTCGGATATGATTGCTGATGACAGTGGCGATGATATTGGAGCGAGTGAGCTTGCCGGTGCGGGTGGTGGTTCTAGCTCTGGCACACAGCAGTACCCTCCAcatttttcatctttggaccTGGATGCTATGAGGCAGGAGGGGGTACCTGGGGAGCCTGCTGGATTTGGCGCTAGAGATGCAGAAGGGTCAGCTGGTATGACAGAGTTTCAGGTTGGTCAGCAATTTCAGGATAAAGAGGCTGCGCTGTTAAGTGTGAAGACTTACAGCATCCGCCGAGGTGTACAGTACAAGGTAGTAGAGTCTGATTATCGCCGTTATGTTGGCAAGTGTTCTGAGTTCGGGAATGAGTGCACATGGTTGATTAGGCTGAGTCTCCGACAGCGTAAGGGCATTTGGGAGGTCAAACGGTACAATGGACCGCATACTTGTCTGGCCAGCTCTATCTCCAGCGATCACAGGAGTTTGGATTATCATGTGATATCGGCATTCATTATGCCAATGGTTAGAGCCGATGCATCTGTCAGCATCAAGGTGCTCCTAAATGCGACGACCTCACACTATGGGTTCAGGCCTACCTACAAGAGGGTCTGGATGGCGAAGCAGAAGGCTGTTGCCGTCATTTATGGTGACTGGGATGAGTCGTACAACGAGCTCCCAAGGTGGGTGTTAGGAGTGCAGTTGACCATACCTGGTTCTATTGCA CACGGGAACTCCAACATACTCCCTGTTGCATTCGCACTAGTCGAGGGTGAGAATGTTGAGTCGTGGTCATTCTTTCTCTCCCACCTCTGGCAGCACGTTACACCACAGCCGGGGTTGCTCGTTATTTCTGACAGGCATAACGGCATCAAGGCCGCGCTTGAGGCTCCCGACGGGGGCTGGCTACCTCCGGCTGCATACCGGGCTTTCTGCATTCGACACGTGGCAGCAAATTTTGTCCTCACCTTCAAGGGTAAAGATGCAAGGAGGCTTCTTGTGAACGCTGTCTATGCTAAGACCGAGGTCGAGATCGATTACTGGTTTGATATTCTACGCTCGGAAGACCCGGCGATGTGTGATTGGACGAACCGGATTGAGTATTCATTGTGA